The Kribbella amoyensis genomic sequence GCCGCCTCGCCGGACCCGCTCGCCGAGGCGGTACGGGTGGCCGGCGTACCTGGGCTGGCTCCGGTGGTCCGGGTCGGTGCGGCGATCGCGGCGCTCGGGTCGTTGCTCGCGTTGATCCTCGGGGTCTCGCGGACCACGTTCGCGATGGCGCGGGACCGGCATCTGCCGACGGCCCTCGCCGCGATCCACCCGCGGTACCAGGTGCCGCATCACGCCGAGCTCGCGGTCGGCGCCGTGGTCGCGGTGGTTGCGGCGACCACCGATCTGCGCGGGGCGATCGGGTTCTCGTCCTTCGGTGTACTTCTCTACTACGCGATCGCGAACGCGTCCGCCTGGACCCTGCGCCCCGACGAGGGCCGCCCGCCTCGGATGGTCCCGGTGGTGGGGCTCGTCGGGTGCGTCGTGCTCGCCTTCGCGCTGCCGTGGACCGCGGTGGTGGCCGGCTCGGTGGTCCTCGCGGTCGGTGCGCTCGTCTATCGGCTCCGGACGGGGTGAATGCATGGGGTCCGGGGGAATGGGTACGAGTGAGTTCAGGTAGTGACTGTGGTCCAGAGATGTGCCACGCCGTGACTGATAGTCGCGAGGTCATCCCATGTTCACCCCTTGTAACCCCGTGCCTGTGCAGTGCACGACGGCGGCCGATCGGGCCGCACGCGAAGCGGCCACCAGAAGTCTTCTCGAACGCAGGGCCGCGTGCTCGGACGAAACGGAGCGGCAACAGCTGCTCGAAGAAGCCGTCGAACTCAACCTCGAAATGGCCAAGGGCATCGCCCGCCGGTTCCGCGGTCGCGGAGCCGAGGCCGACGACCTCGAACAGGTCGCGTACCTCGGCCTGGTGAAGGCCGCGCACCACTACCGGCTGGACGCGGACACCCCGTTCATCGGTTTCGCCATCCCGACCATCCGCGGTGAGGTCAAGCGATACTTCCGCGACTGCGCCTGGACCGTGCGGATCCCGCGCCGGTTGCAGGAGATGCAGGGCAGTATCGCCACCAAGGTGCCCGAACTCGAACAGTTGCTCAACCGCGAACCGACACCGGTCGAGATCGCCGATCACCTCGGCGTCGAGCTCGCCGAGGTGGAGCAGGCGATGGCGGCGAAGGGCTGCTTCAACGTGCTCTCGCTGGACAAGCCGTCCGACGTTGACGCCGACCTCACCCTGGCCGACGTGGTCGCCGGGGACGAGGACACCTCGATCGATCTGCTGGAGGCCGTCGACATGCTCCAGCCGGTGCTCGAGGATCTCGGCCCGCGGGAACGGCGGATCCTGCAGCTGCGGTTCGTCGAGGGCTGGACCCAGTCCGAGATCGGCAAGGACATCGGCGTCAGCCAGATGCAGGTGTCCAGGGTGCTGCGCCGCATTCTCGACGACCTGCGCGCCAAGCTGTCGCCGCTCCCGGCCGCGGCCTGAGCCGGATGCACGACGCCGGCGGCTGATCCTGACCAGTCGCCGGCGGTGGTCAGTCCGTCGTCGGAGTGCGGAGTTCTGAAGCGATCGCTTGTCGCCCATCCTCGTCCATTCGGCCGAGCCTCAAGGGCCAGAGCCGGGAGCGCGCGGTGGTTTCCGCTGCCGACTCGCCCGCCGAGGTGGTGACCGACGGTGCCGGGGACCGGCAGAATGAGCTGTCGGGTTCTACGGACGGGGAAGGCGTTTTGCCGGAGCGGTTGTATCGGAGTCTGCCGGCGGATGCGAAGGCCATTGTGCGGGCGTATCCGCCGATGATCGTGTGGTTCGCGGCCGCGCTCGCGGGCCTCGCGGTGGTGTTCGACGTCTTCTACCTGGTCGCGAGCCCGGGTCCCGCACTGGCCGCCGTGTACGCGGTCCCGGTCCTGGCCGGGGTGGTGGCCGGCCTGGTCGCGGCGGCCGAGGATCTCGAGCTGGACCGGCGGGTGCTGGTCCGGACCATCGTCGCGGCGGTTGCCCTCGGCATCACCAACCTCGTCGTGGTGGCGATGATCTCGGCGATCCGCCGGACCGATCCGTCGAACTGGGCGGCCGGTGGCCAGGCGGTCCTGCTGGCCGCGTTGCTGGTGCTCTCGCTCGGGTTCACCTCGGTTGTCCTGAGCAACCTCATCGGTGCCCTGGGCATTGAACTGCGGACCCACCGGCGGCACCGCAAGCCGGTACCGGCGCCGGTCGCCGCACCTGCCGCCGCCCCGAAGCCGCGGGCGAGCAAGGAGGCGGCCGCTCGCGCGAAGCCGGTCCAGGTGGTGGAGGAGAGGTACGAACCGGATCCGGAGCCGTTCGTACCGCCGCCACCGCGCGTGGTCGACCTGGAGGAGCCGCGCGAGGTGGTCACGGCCGACCCGACGGCGCATGCG encodes the following:
- a CDS encoding sigma-70 family RNA polymerase sigma factor; protein product: MPVQCTTAADRAAREAATRSLLERRAACSDETERQQLLEEAVELNLEMAKGIARRFRGRGAEADDLEQVAYLGLVKAAHHYRLDADTPFIGFAIPTIRGEVKRYFRDCAWTVRIPRRLQEMQGSIATKVPELEQLLNREPTPVEIADHLGVELAEVEQAMAAKGCFNVLSLDKPSDVDADLTLADVVAGDEDTSIDLLEAVDMLQPVLEDLGPRERRILQLRFVEGWTQSEIGKDIGVSQMQVSRVLRRILDDLRAKLSPLPAAA